A genome region from Babesia bigemina genome assembly Bbig001, chromosome : I includes the following:
- a CDS encoding gliding-associated protein 45, putative, with product MPLCCSKKAAQRQKEYEEEVRMRKQEEAARIEKEQREREDARKAEIERIMQEEKQAKLMQQYAEEEMAEQERLKQEQEALEAQRRAEQEGMMGDGMGGDMEDHEQYEDAQSMSKMASGVSRASMDATGAVQSEGPGNQDDSFEMQTYTPFDMTTVDQTARYVANKCGCALKPEHKPFECAICQGIDLSDAPLIA from the exons ATGCCGCTGTGCTGTTCGAAGAAGGCCGCTCAGCGCCAGAAGGAGTATGAAGAGGAAGTTCGTATGCGCAAGCAAGAGGAAGCCGCTCGCATTGAAAAGGAGCAGCGCGAGCGCGAAGATGCGCGCAAGGCCGAGATTGAGCGCATAATGCAGGAGGAAAAGCAGGCGAAACTTATGCAGCAGTACGCGGAAGAGGAAATGGCCGAGCAGGAGAGGTTGAAGCAAGAGCAGGAGGCCTTGGAAGCTCAAAGACGAGCTGAACAGGAGGGTATGATGGGAGACGGTATGGGAGGGGACATGGAGGACCACGAGCAGTATGAGGATGCACAATCGATGAGTAAAATGGCTTCCG GTGTCTCGCGTGCTTCGATGGATGCTACTGGGGCTGTCCAGTCAGAAGGCCCTGGTAACCAGGACGACTCGTTCGAGATGCAAACGTACACGCCGTTTGACATGACCACGGTTGATCAAACCGCACGCTACGTCGCCAACAAGTGCGGTTGCGCGTTGAAGCCTGAACACAAGCCCTTCGAGTGTGCCATATGCCAAGGAATTGACCTGTCCGACGCCCCGCTTATTGCCTAA